Proteins from a genomic interval of Corythoichthys intestinalis isolate RoL2023-P3 chromosome 3, ASM3026506v1, whole genome shotgun sequence:
- the elac1 gene encoding zinc phosphodiesterase ELAC protein 1, whose translation MSMDLTFLGTGSAYPSPHRGASALVLRNDGDCWLFDCGEGTQTQLMKSPIRAGRISKVFISHLHGDHLFGLPGLLCTVSLNLTSDSRADDKCVEVFGPRGLRRFLRVSLGLTGSQLLFPYAVHELEPTLDQSPEEGQLSLEMTAANDPPLPQERPGRNISLDTLSDAYFLFEDDKFVVKAFRLFHRVPSFGFCVHERDRPGRLKTELLKEIGLNPGPAYGRLKAGHQVQLENGQVISPAEFLDENIPGRKVCILGDCSSALSSGLNVCQGADLLVHEATLGEAHRDKAAERGHSTPRMAAELARACGARRLALYHFSQRYKPEHLHRDGDDDDKVSELRRQAEEVLCDDSVEVILAEDFLTIDIPLRASKSSR comes from the exons ATGAGTATGGACTTGACATTCTTAGGGACGGGCTCGGCCTACCCGTCCCCTCATCGCGGCGCCTCGGCCCTGGTTCTGCGGAATGATGGCGATTGTTGGTTATTCGATTGCGGGGAAGGGACGCAGACGCAGCTGATGAAAAGCCCCATACGAGCAG GTCGTATCAGCAAGGTGTTCATCTCTCACCTTCACGGCGATCACCTGTTTGGTCTACCGGGCCTCCTCTGCACCGTAAGCCTCAACTTGACCTCTGATTCCCGGGCCGATGATAAGTGCGTGGAGGTGTTCGGGCCCCGCGGTCTGCGCCGCTTTCTGCGGGTTTCATTGGGTCTAACAGGCTCGCAGCTGCTCTTCCCTTATGCTG TTCATGAACTGGAACCTACATTAGATCAAAGTCCAGAGGAGGGTCAGCTCAGTCTTGAG ATGACTGCAGCGAATGATCCTCCGCTCCCTCAGGAGCGTCCTGGCAGAAACATTTCTTTGGATACCTTGTCCGATGCTTACTTCCTATTTGAAGATGACAAGTTTGTAGTGAAAGCCTTCCGCTTGTTCCACCGCGTTCCCTCTTTCGGATTCTGCGTGCACGAACGTGACCGGCCAGGCAGGCTCAAGACGGAACTCCTCAAAGAAATTG GTCTAAATCCCGGTCCTGCATACGGGCGTCTCAAAGCCGGTCACCAGGTCCAACTGGAAAACGGACAAGTGATTTCACCTGCCGAGTTTTTGGATGAGAACATCCCCGGGAGGAAAGTGTGCATCCTGGGGGATTGCAGCTCAGCGCTGAGCAGCGGTCTCAACGTGTGCCAGGGGGCCGACCTTCTAGTCCACGAAGCCACGTTGGGGGAAGCGCACCGGGATAAGGCGGCCGAGCGTGGGCACAGCACACCTAGGATGGCGGCAGAGTTGGCGCGGGCCTGCGGGGCTCGTAGGCTGGCTTTGTATCATTTTAGCCAGAGGTACAAACCCGAACATCTTCACCGAGACGGAGACGATGACGACAAGGTTTCGGAGCTCCGACGTCAGGCTGAAGAAGTTCTCTGTGACGACAGTGTCGAGGTCATTCTGGCGGAGGACTTTCTCACCATCGACATTCCTCTACGCGCAAGTAAATCATCAAGATGA